A single region of the Silene latifolia isolate original U9 population chromosome 8, ASM4854445v1, whole genome shotgun sequence genome encodes:
- the LOC141596526 gene encoding putative helicase CHR10 isoform X3: MNSSNSYQQRLKTAANIILNDDNRSSTTDETASFNSEEVGVTATLKPHQIDGVSWLIRRYLLGVNVILGDEMGLGKTLQAVSFLSYLKNHQRVSGPFLVLCPLSVIDGWMTEIEKFAPTLRVLKYVGDKEHRRSLRKAIYEHVQVHSSSSNMQASSLPFDVLLTTYDITLIDQDFLSQLQWQYAVIDEAQRLKNSSSVLYGVLKDRYIIPRRLLMTGTPIQNNLTELWALMHFCMPSVFGTLEQFRQTFKAVGDASTGHDAVTIKDQLNTLKCILRAFMLRRTKSKLIEAGTLVLPPLTEITMMVPLVPLQKSVYISILRKELPKLLALASRTSNVQSLQNIVIQLRKACSHPYLFPGIEPEPYEEGEHLVQASGKLLILDQLLHKLHESGHRVLIFAQMTHTLDILQDYLELRRYTYERLDGSIRAEERFAAIRNFSHQSTSGNMKSDPSEQGAFVFLISTRAGGVGLNLMAADTVIFYEQDWNPQVDRQALQRAHRIGQMNHVLSINLVTERTIEEVIMQRATKKLQLSHDVFGEDASDHVGKEHSGAEPGDLRSMIYGLRLFDPEESTTDKVSGPKLSELSAVAEKVLAKRYDKNLDEDMGVIGLSSISFDGTELRAGTTDVAAAIDPNFDEASYLLWVEKFKEASESTDESFAELESRRVSSEEKRERTEAARKKAEEKKLAKWQTLGYQSLSVPDPDLPTDTDLTSDRGAVNFVFGDCTKPFDICPSEPTMVFSCVDDSGKWGQGGMFDALARLSSRVPEAYERASEFGDLHVGDLHLIQLDDATGNQSEESNMPQWVALSVVQSYNPRRKVPRSGISISDLESCLSKASSVAAQNSASIHMPRIGYQDGSDRAVWYSIERLLRKYASIYGIKIYVYYFRKSAR; this comes from the exons ATGAACAGCAGTAATTCATACCAACAGCGGCTTAAAACGGCAGCAAACATCATATTAAACGACGATAACCGTTCTTCAACCACCGATGAAACGGCGTCGTTTAATAGCGAGGAAGTTGGAGTTACCGCAACCCTTAAACCCCACCAAATTGACGGCGTTTCCTGGCTCATTCGCCGTTACCTTCTCGGCGTCAACGTCATTCTCG GAGACGAG ATGGGTTTAGGAAAGACTTTGCAAGCAGTCAGTTTCCTGAGCTACTTGAAGAATCATCAAAGGGTCTCAGGGCCGTTTT TGGTCCTGTGCCCTTTAAGTGTAATAGATGGTTGGATGACAGAAATAGAGAAATTTGCTCCTACGTTAAGAGTTCTAAAGTATGTTGGTGACAAAGAGCACAGACGTTCTTTGAGGAAGGCCATTTATGAGCACGTTCAAGTGCACTCTTCATCTTCTAAT ATGCAGGCATCATCTTTACCCTTTGATGTGCTCTTGACAACATATGACATCACACTGATTGACCAGGACTTcctttctcaattgcaatggcagtATGCTGTCATAGATGAAGCTCAAAGGCTTAAGAATTCTTCAAGT GTTCTGTATGGTGTACTCAAAGATCGATATATTATCCCAAGACGTTTGCTGATGACAGGCACACCCATTCAAAACAATCTCACTGAGCTTTGGGCGTTGATGCATTTCTGTATGCCCTCTGTTTTTGGAACATTAGAACAGTTCCGTCAAACATTTAAGGCAGTTGGAGATGCTTCAACAG GCCATGATGCTGTCACAATAAAGGACCAGCTTAACACTTTGAAGTGCATACTTCGGGCGTTTATGCTCCGCAGGACAAAATCTAAGCTTATAGAAGCTGGAACTCTTGTATTGCCTCCTCTAACTGAGATTACAAT GATGGTGCCTCTTGTACCCTTGCAGAAGAGTGTTTATATATCGATTTTGAGGAAGGAACTCCCTAAACTTCTTGCATTGGCTTCTAGGACATCTAATGTCCAATCATTACAGAATATT GTAATCCAGCTCAGAAAGGCATGTAGCCATCCTTATCTGTTTCCTGGTATTGAACCAGAACCTTATGAAGAAGGGGAACACCTTGTTCAG GCTAGTGGTAAACTTTTGATTTTGGATCAACTCCTTCACAAGCTGCATGAATCAGGACATCGGGTTCTCATATTTGCTCAGATGACTCACACCCTTGATATTTTACAG GATTATCTGGAATTGAGACGCTACACTTACGAGCGTCTTGATGGTTCTATTCGAGCTGAGGAACGTTTTGCGGCAATAAGAAATTTTAGCCATCAGTCAACATCTGGGAATATGAAGTCTGATCCCAGTGAACAAGGCGCCTTTGTCTTTCTGATTTCGACAAGGGCTGGTGGAGTAGGGCTGAATCTCATGGCTGCTGACACA GTTATATTTTATGAGCAAGATTGGAATCCTCAGGTTGACCGACAAGCATTGCAGCGGGCACATCGAattggtcagatgaatcatgtgCTATCAATTAACCTTGTTACAGAGCGTACTATTGAGGAG GTGATTATGCAGAGAGCAACAAAGAAGTTACAGCTTAGTCATGATGTTTTTGGTGAAGATGCTTCAGACCATGTAGGCAAAGAACACTCTGGAGCTGAACCTGGGGATTTGAGGTCTATGATATATGGTTTGCGGCTATTTGACCCTGAAGAGAGTACTACAGATAAGGTCAGTGGACCAAAATTGTCAGAATTGAGTGCAGTGGCTGAGAAAGTACTTGCCAAGCGCTACGACAAGAATCTAGATGAAGATATGGGGGTGATTGGACTAAGTTCTATCAGCTTCGATGGAACAGAATTGAGGGCGGGGACAACTGATGTAGCTGCTGCTATTGATCCTAATTTTGATGAAGCATCTTACCTTTTGTGGGTTGAAAAATTTAAGGAGGCATCAGAGTCGACTGACGAATCTTTCGCAGAGTTGGAAAGCAGGAGAGTGTCCTCCGAGGAAAAACGTGAGAGGACTGAGGCTGCTAGAAAGAAAGCAGAAGAAAAGAAGTTAGCAAAGTGGCAAACCTTGGGTTATCAATCACTTTCCGTTCCCGATCCAGACTTACCTACAGATACGGACTTGACGTCAGATCGTGGTGCTGTAAATTTCGTTTTTGGGGATTGTACAAAACCATTTGATATTTGTCCATCAGAGCCTACCATGGTGTTCAG CTGTGTTGATGACTCTGGAAAGTGGGGCCAGGGAGGTATGTTTGATGCATTGGCCAGACTCTCCAGTAGAGTTCCAGAGGCATATGAGCGAGCATCTGAATTTGGAGACCTGCATGTCGGAGATCTTCATCTGATACAATTAGATG ATGCTACTGGTAATCAGTCCGAGGAAAGTAATATGCCTCAATGGGTTGCCTTGAGCGTGGTCCAGTCATACAATCCGAGGCGTAAAGTTCCACGGAGTGGTATCTCAATAAGTGATTTAGAAAGCTGCCTATCAAAAGCATCATCAGTTGCTGCCCAGAACTCTG CCTCGATTCACATGCCACGTATTGGATATCAAGATGGCTCAGATCGTGCAGTTTGGTATTCTATTGAGCGTCTTCTCCGAAAATATGCTTCCATATATGGCATTAAGATCTATGT GTATTATTTTCGAAAATCAGCAAGATAG
- the LOC141596526 gene encoding putative helicase CHR10 isoform X1 has protein sequence MKRRRLIARKLELPQPLNPTKLTAFPGSFAVTFSASTSFSMGLGKTLQAVSFLSYLKNHQRVSGPFLVLCPLSVIDGWMTEIEKFAPTLRVLKYVGDKEHRRSLRKAIYEHVQVHSSSSNASSLPFDVLLTTYDITLIDQDFLSQLQWQYAVIDEAQRLKNSSSVLYGVLKDRYIIPRRLLMTGTPIQNNLTELWALMHFCMPSVFGTLEQFRQTFKAVGDASTGHDAVTIKDQLNTLKCILRAFMLRRTKSKLIEAGTLVLPPLTEITMMVPLVPLQKSVYISILRKELPKLLALASRTSNVQSLQNIVIQLRKACSHPYLFPGIEPEPYEEGEHLVQASGKLLILDQLLHKLHESGHRVLIFAQMTHTLDILQDYLELRRYTYERLDGSIRAEERFAAIRNFSHQSTSGNMKSDPSEQGAFVFLISTRAGGVGLNLMAADTVIFYEQDWNPQVDRQALQRAHRIGQMNHVLSINLVTERTIEEVIMQRATKKLQLSHDVFGEDASDHVGKEHSGAEPGDLRSMIYGLRLFDPEESTTDKVSGPKLSELSAVAEKVLAKRYDKNLDEDMGVIGLSSISFDGTELRAGTTDVAAAIDPNFDEASYLLWVEKFKEASESTDESFAELESRRVSSEEKRERTEAARKKAEEKKLAKWQTLGYQSLSVPDPDLPTDTDLTSDRGAVNFVFGDCTKPFDICPSEPTMVFSCVDDSGKWGQGGMFDALARLSSRVPEAYERASEFGDLHVGDLHLIQLDDATGNQSEESNMPQWVALSVVQSYNPRRKVPRSGISISDLESCLSKASSVAAQNSASIHMPRIGYQDGSDRAVWYSIERLLRKYASIYGIKIYVYYFRKSAR, from the exons ATGAAACGGCGTCGTTTAATAGCGAGGAAGTTGGAGTTACCGCAACCCTTAAACCCCACCAAATTGACGGCGTTTCCTGGCTCATTCGCCGTTACCTTCTCGGCGTCAACGTCATTCTCG ATGGGTTTAGGAAAGACTTTGCAAGCAGTCAGTTTCCTGAGCTACTTGAAGAATCATCAAAGGGTCTCAGGGCCGTTTT TGGTCCTGTGCCCTTTAAGTGTAATAGATGGTTGGATGACAGAAATAGAGAAATTTGCTCCTACGTTAAGAGTTCTAAAGTATGTTGGTGACAAAGAGCACAGACGTTCTTTGAGGAAGGCCATTTATGAGCACGTTCAAGTGCACTCTTCATCTTCTAAT GCATCATCTTTACCCTTTGATGTGCTCTTGACAACATATGACATCACACTGATTGACCAGGACTTcctttctcaattgcaatggcagtATGCTGTCATAGATGAAGCTCAAAGGCTTAAGAATTCTTCAAGT GTTCTGTATGGTGTACTCAAAGATCGATATATTATCCCAAGACGTTTGCTGATGACAGGCACACCCATTCAAAACAATCTCACTGAGCTTTGGGCGTTGATGCATTTCTGTATGCCCTCTGTTTTTGGAACATTAGAACAGTTCCGTCAAACATTTAAGGCAGTTGGAGATGCTTCAACAG GCCATGATGCTGTCACAATAAAGGACCAGCTTAACACTTTGAAGTGCATACTTCGGGCGTTTATGCTCCGCAGGACAAAATCTAAGCTTATAGAAGCTGGAACTCTTGTATTGCCTCCTCTAACTGAGATTACAAT GATGGTGCCTCTTGTACCCTTGCAGAAGAGTGTTTATATATCGATTTTGAGGAAGGAACTCCCTAAACTTCTTGCATTGGCTTCTAGGACATCTAATGTCCAATCATTACAGAATATT GTAATCCAGCTCAGAAAGGCATGTAGCCATCCTTATCTGTTTCCTGGTATTGAACCAGAACCTTATGAAGAAGGGGAACACCTTGTTCAG GCTAGTGGTAAACTTTTGATTTTGGATCAACTCCTTCACAAGCTGCATGAATCAGGACATCGGGTTCTCATATTTGCTCAGATGACTCACACCCTTGATATTTTACAG GATTATCTGGAATTGAGACGCTACACTTACGAGCGTCTTGATGGTTCTATTCGAGCTGAGGAACGTTTTGCGGCAATAAGAAATTTTAGCCATCAGTCAACATCTGGGAATATGAAGTCTGATCCCAGTGAACAAGGCGCCTTTGTCTTTCTGATTTCGACAAGGGCTGGTGGAGTAGGGCTGAATCTCATGGCTGCTGACACA GTTATATTTTATGAGCAAGATTGGAATCCTCAGGTTGACCGACAAGCATTGCAGCGGGCACATCGAattggtcagatgaatcatgtgCTATCAATTAACCTTGTTACAGAGCGTACTATTGAGGAG GTGATTATGCAGAGAGCAACAAAGAAGTTACAGCTTAGTCATGATGTTTTTGGTGAAGATGCTTCAGACCATGTAGGCAAAGAACACTCTGGAGCTGAACCTGGGGATTTGAGGTCTATGATATATGGTTTGCGGCTATTTGACCCTGAAGAGAGTACTACAGATAAGGTCAGTGGACCAAAATTGTCAGAATTGAGTGCAGTGGCTGAGAAAGTACTTGCCAAGCGCTACGACAAGAATCTAGATGAAGATATGGGGGTGATTGGACTAAGTTCTATCAGCTTCGATGGAACAGAATTGAGGGCGGGGACAACTGATGTAGCTGCTGCTATTGATCCTAATTTTGATGAAGCATCTTACCTTTTGTGGGTTGAAAAATTTAAGGAGGCATCAGAGTCGACTGACGAATCTTTCGCAGAGTTGGAAAGCAGGAGAGTGTCCTCCGAGGAAAAACGTGAGAGGACTGAGGCTGCTAGAAAGAAAGCAGAAGAAAAGAAGTTAGCAAAGTGGCAAACCTTGGGTTATCAATCACTTTCCGTTCCCGATCCAGACTTACCTACAGATACGGACTTGACGTCAGATCGTGGTGCTGTAAATTTCGTTTTTGGGGATTGTACAAAACCATTTGATATTTGTCCATCAGAGCCTACCATGGTGTTCAG CTGTGTTGATGACTCTGGAAAGTGGGGCCAGGGAGGTATGTTTGATGCATTGGCCAGACTCTCCAGTAGAGTTCCAGAGGCATATGAGCGAGCATCTGAATTTGGAGACCTGCATGTCGGAGATCTTCATCTGATACAATTAGATG ATGCTACTGGTAATCAGTCCGAGGAAAGTAATATGCCTCAATGGGTTGCCTTGAGCGTGGTCCAGTCATACAATCCGAGGCGTAAAGTTCCACGGAGTGGTATCTCAATAAGTGATTTAGAAAGCTGCCTATCAAAAGCATCATCAGTTGCTGCCCAGAACTCTG CCTCGATTCACATGCCACGTATTGGATATCAAGATGGCTCAGATCGTGCAGTTTGGTATTCTATTGAGCGTCTTCTCCGAAAATATGCTTCCATATATGGCATTAAGATCTATGT GTATTATTTTCGAAAATCAGCAAGATAG
- the LOC141596526 gene encoding putative helicase CHR10 isoform X2: protein MNSSNSYQQRLKTAANIILNDDNRSSTTDETASFNSEEVGVTATLKPHQIDGVSWLIRRYLLGVNVILGDEMGLGKTLQAVSFLSYLKNHQRVSGPFLVLCPLSVIDGWMTEIEKFAPTLRVLKYVGDKEHRRSLRKAIYEHVQVHSSSSNASSLPFDVLLTTYDITLIDQDFLSQLQWQYAVIDEAQRLKNSSSVLYGVLKDRYIIPRRLLMTGTPIQNNLTELWALMHFCMPSVFGTLEQFRQTFKAVGDASTGHDAVTIKDQLNTLKCILRAFMLRRTKSKLIEAGTLVLPPLTEITMMVPLVPLQKSVYISILRKELPKLLALASRTSNVQSLQNIVIQLRKACSHPYLFPGIEPEPYEEGEHLVQASGKLLILDQLLHKLHESGHRVLIFAQMTHTLDILQDYLELRRYTYERLDGSIRAEERFAAIRNFSHQSTSGNMKSDPSEQGAFVFLISTRAGGVGLNLMAADTVIFYEQDWNPQVDRQALQRAHRIGQMNHVLSINLVTERTIEEVIMQRATKKLQLSHDVFGEDASDHVGKEHSGAEPGDLRSMIYGLRLFDPEESTTDKVSGPKLSELSAVAEKVLAKRYDKNLDEDMGVIGLSSISFDGTELRAGTTDVAAAIDPNFDEASYLLWVEKFKEASESTDESFAELESRRVSSEEKRERTEAARKKAEEKKLAKWQTLGYQSLSVPDPDLPTDTDLTSDRGAVNFVFGDCTKPFDICPSEPTMVFSCVDDSGKWGQGGMFDALARLSSRVPEAYERASEFGDLHVGDLHLIQLDDATGNQSEESNMPQWVALSVVQSYNPRRKVPRSGISISDLESCLSKASSVAAQNSASIHMPRIGYQDGSDRAVWYSIERLLRKYASIYGIKIYV from the exons ATGAACAGCAGTAATTCATACCAACAGCGGCTTAAAACGGCAGCAAACATCATATTAAACGACGATAACCGTTCTTCAACCACCGATGAAACGGCGTCGTTTAATAGCGAGGAAGTTGGAGTTACCGCAACCCTTAAACCCCACCAAATTGACGGCGTTTCCTGGCTCATTCGCCGTTACCTTCTCGGCGTCAACGTCATTCTCG GAGACGAG ATGGGTTTAGGAAAGACTTTGCAAGCAGTCAGTTTCCTGAGCTACTTGAAGAATCATCAAAGGGTCTCAGGGCCGTTTT TGGTCCTGTGCCCTTTAAGTGTAATAGATGGTTGGATGACAGAAATAGAGAAATTTGCTCCTACGTTAAGAGTTCTAAAGTATGTTGGTGACAAAGAGCACAGACGTTCTTTGAGGAAGGCCATTTATGAGCACGTTCAAGTGCACTCTTCATCTTCTAAT GCATCATCTTTACCCTTTGATGTGCTCTTGACAACATATGACATCACACTGATTGACCAGGACTTcctttctcaattgcaatggcagtATGCTGTCATAGATGAAGCTCAAAGGCTTAAGAATTCTTCAAGT GTTCTGTATGGTGTACTCAAAGATCGATATATTATCCCAAGACGTTTGCTGATGACAGGCACACCCATTCAAAACAATCTCACTGAGCTTTGGGCGTTGATGCATTTCTGTATGCCCTCTGTTTTTGGAACATTAGAACAGTTCCGTCAAACATTTAAGGCAGTTGGAGATGCTTCAACAG GCCATGATGCTGTCACAATAAAGGACCAGCTTAACACTTTGAAGTGCATACTTCGGGCGTTTATGCTCCGCAGGACAAAATCTAAGCTTATAGAAGCTGGAACTCTTGTATTGCCTCCTCTAACTGAGATTACAAT GATGGTGCCTCTTGTACCCTTGCAGAAGAGTGTTTATATATCGATTTTGAGGAAGGAACTCCCTAAACTTCTTGCATTGGCTTCTAGGACATCTAATGTCCAATCATTACAGAATATT GTAATCCAGCTCAGAAAGGCATGTAGCCATCCTTATCTGTTTCCTGGTATTGAACCAGAACCTTATGAAGAAGGGGAACACCTTGTTCAG GCTAGTGGTAAACTTTTGATTTTGGATCAACTCCTTCACAAGCTGCATGAATCAGGACATCGGGTTCTCATATTTGCTCAGATGACTCACACCCTTGATATTTTACAG GATTATCTGGAATTGAGACGCTACACTTACGAGCGTCTTGATGGTTCTATTCGAGCTGAGGAACGTTTTGCGGCAATAAGAAATTTTAGCCATCAGTCAACATCTGGGAATATGAAGTCTGATCCCAGTGAACAAGGCGCCTTTGTCTTTCTGATTTCGACAAGGGCTGGTGGAGTAGGGCTGAATCTCATGGCTGCTGACACA GTTATATTTTATGAGCAAGATTGGAATCCTCAGGTTGACCGACAAGCATTGCAGCGGGCACATCGAattggtcagatgaatcatgtgCTATCAATTAACCTTGTTACAGAGCGTACTATTGAGGAG GTGATTATGCAGAGAGCAACAAAGAAGTTACAGCTTAGTCATGATGTTTTTGGTGAAGATGCTTCAGACCATGTAGGCAAAGAACACTCTGGAGCTGAACCTGGGGATTTGAGGTCTATGATATATGGTTTGCGGCTATTTGACCCTGAAGAGAGTACTACAGATAAGGTCAGTGGACCAAAATTGTCAGAATTGAGTGCAGTGGCTGAGAAAGTACTTGCCAAGCGCTACGACAAGAATCTAGATGAAGATATGGGGGTGATTGGACTAAGTTCTATCAGCTTCGATGGAACAGAATTGAGGGCGGGGACAACTGATGTAGCTGCTGCTATTGATCCTAATTTTGATGAAGCATCTTACCTTTTGTGGGTTGAAAAATTTAAGGAGGCATCAGAGTCGACTGACGAATCTTTCGCAGAGTTGGAAAGCAGGAGAGTGTCCTCCGAGGAAAAACGTGAGAGGACTGAGGCTGCTAGAAAGAAAGCAGAAGAAAAGAAGTTAGCAAAGTGGCAAACCTTGGGTTATCAATCACTTTCCGTTCCCGATCCAGACTTACCTACAGATACGGACTTGACGTCAGATCGTGGTGCTGTAAATTTCGTTTTTGGGGATTGTACAAAACCATTTGATATTTGTCCATCAGAGCCTACCATGGTGTTCAG CTGTGTTGATGACTCTGGAAAGTGGGGCCAGGGAGGTATGTTTGATGCATTGGCCAGACTCTCCAGTAGAGTTCCAGAGGCATATGAGCGAGCATCTGAATTTGGAGACCTGCATGTCGGAGATCTTCATCTGATACAATTAGATG ATGCTACTGGTAATCAGTCCGAGGAAAGTAATATGCCTCAATGGGTTGCCTTGAGCGTGGTCCAGTCATACAATCCGAGGCGTAAAGTTCCACGGAGTGGTATCTCAATAAGTGATTTAGAAAGCTGCCTATCAAAAGCATCATCAGTTGCTGCCCAGAACTCTG CCTCGATTCACATGCCACGTATTGGATATCAAGATGGCTCAGATCGTGCAGTTTGGTATTCTATTGAGCGTCTTCTCCGAAAATATGCTTCCATATATGGCATTAAGATCTATGTGTAA